The Streptomyces noursei ATCC 11455 sequence TGACGACGACGTACGCCTGTCCCTCGGCCGCCCGGAAACCGGTCTCGCGCCGGGACAGGAACGCCGTGATCGGGGTGTCGATGTGGTAGCAGAGCACCGAGGAGGGGACGGAGAAGACTCCGGGCGAGTCCGCGAAGAGCGGGGCCTCGGCCAGCACGTAGTTCAGACCGGCCCGCAGGTGTTCCGCGGAGATGCCGACGCCGTCACCGGGCCGGTTCATCACCACGGCCCGCACCATGTCCTCGCAGGCGGTGGCGAATTCGGCGTCCTCCTCGAAGGCCCGGTCGGTGCGCTCGCGTACGGCCCGGTACTCAGGGGTCTCCTGGAGCTCGGACAGGGACCGGACACGGAACCGCTCGGCGTGGTCGCCCACGCTCTCCAGCGAGCGCCGGAGTCTGCGCCGCAGATCCTTGAGCGTGCGTTTGACCGACCGCTCGGCCTCCTGCGCGCTGCGGCCGTCGGCGATCAGCATCTCGTCGATGTGGGTGTCGACATAGACGACATCGGTGCGCTCGAAACGCTGCCCGGCCCATTGCAGCAGCATGACGGTGTTCTTCTGGCTGAAATAACTGTTGCCCGCACTGATTCCGATGAGGGCGTGCTCACCGCGTTGCCGGATCAATCGGCTGCGGTCGCCAAGTATTTCTTCCCGCATTCCGTGGTCCGGCGCGGGAACTAAGCCTGCAAGCATGCTAAGAAGTCCTTTTGGGGTTGCCCCGGACAGCCGTCAGGGGGTTTCAATTTCCGGAAGAGCGTCTGCCATTTGGCGACACAGGTCGTCCAGAATCGCGCCCATGTCCCGGTCCTCGCCCATCGGCGCGAACATGACCTCGTCGAGACGCTCGCGGACGGCGGTCAGCCGTGCCGTGCTCCCGCCGTGTTCGTCGAGGAGTTGGAGCGCCCGACGGGCCCCGTCGGTACAGCGGTAAATTCCGTAGTCGGCCGGCTCCTCCAGGAGTCCGCGGCCGCTGCTGAGCAGATAGACGGCGAGGAGCGCGATCTCCTCACGCAGTTGGGGCGGCAGCACGGTTTCCCCAGGATTCATAGTTGACGACCTCATTCTTGGCGCGGCGCTGGGAGGGGACGAGGGCTGTCGCGGGACGGCCGATCGGGACCACGAGCATCGGCTCGATGTGTTCCGGGATACCGAGCATGCTGGTGACGATGTCGGACCTGAAGCTGCCCACCGGGCATCCGCCCAGGCCGGCCGCGTGCGCCGCGAGCAGCAGGTTCTCCACCGCCATGGCGACACAGAGCTTGCTGGTGTCGTAGATCTTCTGCGAGAGCTTCGGGGAGAGGTTGTCGGTCAGACTGCGGTCGACGCAGGCCACGACGAAGAAGGCGGGGGTTCCCAGCACCCCGGGCGAGAACGCGCGCAGCCGGCGGACCGCGGCGGGCCTGCGCACCACCATGAACGACCACGCCTGCCGGTTGGAGGCGGTCGGCGCGGCGAGCATGGCCTCCAACAGCTGCTCGATCAGCGCGTCGTCGACCGGCTCTTTCGCGTAATTGCGGACGGCGGTACGGGTTTTGAGGACCGTCCACGCGTCCGGCAAGGATTCCGGCGGCGATTCAGATGAACTGTGAGCTAACATCAATCCCCTTCTTTTTGGGCGCACCTCACACCCGCCGCGGTACGGCGAATGCGATGGGTGGCGCCTCACCGGTTCCCGCCCGTCGGGACGGATCCACGGGCACGGCCGGGTCCGACGGCAGGCAATAGCGCATCGATCACCCTGGGGCCGGATTCACGTCCGACCCGCCCGGCTGACCGGCGACTTGAGTTCGATTCAGTTCGGCGGAACGATTTTTCGGACTAGGTGTACCAGCTCGCGATCTGGCCGGACAAGGGGGGTCGGGAGAGCGTTCGTCACAGCGACGTGAATTTAAGCGCTCCGCAGTACCGAATTCACGCCATCGACGCAACAAAATCGGAAACCTTCCCACCGGTTTTCGGGGTGGAAAAATCCGGGCCGGGCCTGCCCTTGGAGGGACGGGCCCGGCCCGGCCGGGTCGTGGTGACGCGGTGCGGTGCGCTCACTTTCGGACAGCCTCACACGCCACACGAGCCTCAGACGCCTCTGGTGTGTCAGATGTCTCAGCCGCGTCCGGCGTGTCGCGGACGGCCCGGCCGGATCGGCCCGGCTCAGGCCACCGGCGCGGCCCGGCGGGTGGTGGCGATGGTGGCCGAACCCACCACGCGGGTCCCGTCGTACAGGACCACGGCCTGACCCGGGGCGACGCCCCGCACGGGCTCAGTGAAGGAGACCCGCAGCTCCTCGCCGACCACCTCGGCGGTGACCTCGGTCTCGCCGCCGTGGGCGCGCAGTTGGGCGGT is a genomic window containing:
- a CDS encoding tRNA-dependent cyclodipeptide synthase yields the protein MLAGLVPAPDHGMREEILGDRSRLIRQRGEHALIGISAGNSYFSQKNTVMLLQWAGQRFERTDVVYVDTHIDEMLIADGRSAQEAERSVKRTLKDLRRRLRRSLESVGDHAERFRVRSLSELQETPEYRAVRERTDRAFEEDAEFATACEDMVRAVVMNRPGDGVGISAEHLRAGLNYVLAEAPLFADSPGVFSVPSSVLCYHIDTPITAFLSRRETGFRAAEGQAYVVVRPQELADAA
- the albB gene encoding albonoursin biosynthesis protein AlbB encodes the protein MNPGETVLPPQLREEIALLAVYLLSSGRGLLEEPADYGIYRCTDGARRALQLLDEHGGSTARLTAVRERLDEVMFAPMGEDRDMGAILDDLCRQMADALPEIETP
- a CDS encoding nitroreductase family protein — translated: MPDAWTVLKTRTAVRNYAKEPVDDALIEQLLEAMLAAPTASNRQAWSFMVVRRPAAVRRLRAFSPGVLGTPAFFVVACVDRSLTDNLSPKLSQKIYDTSKLCVAMAVENLLLAAHAAGLGGCPVGSFRSDIVTSMLGIPEHIEPMLVVPIGRPATALVPSQRRAKNEVVNYESWGNRAAAPTA